From the genome of bacterium, one region includes:
- a CDS encoding septum formation initiator family protein, with product MSPLRRTPSIGTRLLMIAAASLVGWTVLGVALQYFRTYALAREAARLERHREDLLAGNAALLAEIRRLRTDDQYLERLAREQLGMLGPGEIELVIVPGGSTHRAIERDPPSTAVTKPEGPLAVWGRILWGAGQAARAALERALERLPRTSP from the coding sequence GTGAGTCCTCTCAGAAGGACGCCGTCTATTGGGACGCGCCTGTTGATGATCGCCGCCGCGTCCCTGGTGGGGTGGACGGTTCTTGGGGTTGCCCTGCAGTACTTCCGCACTTATGCGCTCGCACGCGAGGCGGCTCGCCTGGAGCGACACCGAGAGGATTTGCTGGCCGGGAACGCCGCCCTCCTCGCGGAGATCCGGCGCCTAAGGACGGACGATCAGTATCTCGAGCGCCTGGCGCGCGAACAGCTCGGGATGCTGGGGCCCGGGGAGATAGAACTCGTCATCGTGCCGGGCGGATCGACCCACCGTGCGATCGAGCGCGATCCGCCGAGTACCGCGGTGACAAAGCCGGAAGGACCACTCGCGGTGTGGGGCCGGATCCTCTGGGGTGCAGGCCAGGCGGCCCGGGCGGCCCTGGAGCGCGCCCTCGAACGACTGCCGCGGACCTCCCCGTAA
- a CDS encoding S1 RNA-binding domain-containing protein, translating to MSLDAGTILEGVVVKITHYGAFVELPDGKSGLVHISEIADTYVKDVRDYLKEQERVKVKVLGYNDKGKLDLSVKQALDPSERQARVRAKASFDEKLAKFLKESEERLLDLKRNTEAKRGGRRR from the coding sequence ATGAGTCTTGATGCAGGGACGATCCTCGAAGGTGTGGTTGTCAAGATCACCCACTACGGCGCCTTTGTAGAACTCCCCGACGGCAAGAGCGGGCTCGTTCACATCTCTGAGATCGCAGACACCTACGTCAAGGACGTGCGGGATTATCTCAAGGAACAGGAACGCGTCAAGGTGAAGGTCCTCGGGTACAACGACAAAGGCAAGCTCGATCTCTCCGTCAAGCAGGCACTCGATCCCTCGGAACGCCAGGCCCGGGTCCGCGCCAAGGCCTCGTTCGACGAGAAGCTCGCCAAGTTCCTCAAGGAGAGCGAAGAGCGCCTCCTCGATCTCAAGCGGAACACCGAAGCGAAGCGCGGAGGCCGCCGCCGCTAA
- the eno gene encoding phosphopyruvate hydratase yields the protein MSTIKAVTAREILDSRGNPTVEVDVVLESGAAGRAAVPSGASTGLHEAVELRDRDARRYAGLGVRAAVGHVRETIGPAVTGRDAQDQAGVDRLMLALDGTPNKGRLGANAILGVSLATARAAAAEQGVPLFQSIARGAASASTLPVPLMNILNGGKHADNALDFQEFMVVPVGAATFAEALRMGAETYHALHQVLKDRGLETGVGDEGGFAPRLGSNEDALDLLMRAIERTGYAPGKDLGLAIDPASTTFFRDGRYLLRQGQDIRTTEEMIDYYAALLDRFPILSIEDGLAEDAWDGWAALTDRVGDRVQLVGDDIYVTNPALIARGIARSASNAVLIKVNQIGTLTETLEAIRTTREHGWNAVISHRSGETEDTTIADLVVATDAGQIKTGAPARSERVCKYNQLLRIEETLGGRARYAGAAAFARTGRWP from the coding sequence GTGTCGACGATCAAGGCGGTGACGGCCCGAGAGATCCTGGACTCGCGCGGGAACCCGACGGTCGAAGTGGACGTGGTGCTCGAATCCGGAGCGGCCGGACGCGCAGCGGTCCCCTCAGGGGCCAGCACCGGGCTGCATGAAGCGGTGGAACTCAGGGACCGCGACGCGCGCCGGTATGCGGGTCTCGGGGTCCGCGCGGCCGTGGGGCATGTGCGCGAGACGATCGGGCCCGCGGTCACGGGCCGCGACGCGCAGGATCAGGCAGGCGTAGACCGTCTCATGCTGGCGTTGGACGGCACGCCCAACAAAGGCCGGCTGGGGGCCAATGCCATCCTCGGGGTGTCGCTGGCGACCGCCCGGGCGGCCGCCGCCGAGCAAGGCGTGCCGCTGTTCCAATCGATCGCGCGCGGCGCCGCGAGCGCTTCCACCCTGCCGGTCCCCCTGATGAACATCCTCAACGGCGGCAAGCACGCCGACAACGCGCTGGACTTCCAGGAATTTATGGTCGTTCCGGTTGGGGCGGCTACCTTCGCCGAAGCTCTGCGCATGGGCGCCGAGACATACCATGCCCTGCATCAGGTCCTCAAGGATCGCGGGCTCGAAACCGGAGTCGGCGACGAAGGGGGGTTCGCCCCCCGCCTCGGGAGCAACGAGGACGCCTTGGATCTCCTCATGCGTGCCATCGAGCGGACCGGATACGCACCCGGAAAAGATCTCGGCCTGGCCATCGATCCCGCCTCGACCACGTTCTTTCGGGACGGCCGGTATCTGCTCCGGCAGGGTCAAGACATCCGGACCACGGAGGAGATGATCGACTATTACGCCGCCCTGCTGGACCGGTTCCCCATCCTCTCCATTGAAGATGGGCTCGCGGAGGACGCATGGGATGGGTGGGCGGCGCTGACCGACCGTGTTGGGGATCGGGTCCAATTGGTGGGAGATGACATTTACGTCACCAACCCGGCCCTCATCGCCAGGGGCATCGCCCGATCGGCCAGCAACGCCGTGCTGATCAAGGTGAACCAGATCGGGACCCTGACCGAGACGCTGGAGGCGATCCGCACCACGCGCGAGCACGGATGGAACGCGGTCATCTCCCACCGCTCCGGGGAAACCGAAGACACGACGATCGCCGATCTCGTGGTCGCCACCGACGCAGGGCAGATCAAGACCGGCGCGCCCGCCAGATCCGAGCGGGTGTGCAAGTACAACCAGTTGTTGCGGATCGAGGAGACGCTCGGCGGCCGGGCCCGGTACGCAGGGGCCGCAGCGTTCGCGCGCACAGGCCGCTGGCCGTAA
- a CDS encoding lytic transglycosylase domain-containing protein, which produces MPIDRRLGGAPRWLVGYMLVCLAALLLAATILYVTAADVMAAVSRLPRDGTIPRSVHGIPYAELINRAARNHRLNPALVAAVVFTESGFHAQARSSRGAYGLMQVVPATWRELAGEPACAPEIARLTDPPCMDDPASNLETGTAYLRRLVDQFKGNLPYALAAYNAGAGTVERHEGIPPFPETTRYLRQVALVWLHLQQDGTLTPVWRILLRSANVGSYARAAVVISLIGLTLPLLWVIASPASRPPLAQMRQGVRR; this is translated from the coding sequence ATGCCCATCGATCGCCGCCTGGGAGGGGCGCCGCGATGGCTGGTCGGCTATATGCTCGTATGCCTGGCGGCCCTCCTACTCGCAGCAACGATCCTCTACGTGACTGCGGCAGATGTCATGGCCGCGGTTTCGCGTCTTCCGCGTGACGGGACGATCCCCCGTTCGGTTCACGGCATCCCGTATGCCGAGCTCATCAACCGCGCCGCCCGGAACCACCGCCTGAACCCGGCGCTCGTCGCCGCCGTGGTATTCACAGAGAGCGGATTTCACGCGCAGGCCCGGTCGTCCCGAGGGGCCTACGGCTTGATGCAGGTGGTCCCCGCCACCTGGCGGGAGCTCGCCGGCGAGCCCGCGTGTGCCCCCGAGATTGCGCGGCTCACCGATCCCCCATGCATGGATGATCCCGCATCGAACCTCGAAACCGGTACGGCCTACCTGCGCCGGCTCGTCGATCAGTTCAAGGGCAACCTCCCCTATGCGCTCGCTGCGTACAATGCCGGCGCGGGGACGGTCGAGCGCCACGAAGGCATCCCCCCGTTTCCAGAAACGACGCGATACCTCCGTCAGGTCGCGCTGGTGTGGCTGCATCTTCAGCAGGACGGCACCCTTACGCCGGTCTGGAGGATCCTCCTCCGCTCCGCGAACGTCGGATCGTACGCCCGCGCCGCCGTCGTGATCAGCCTGATCGGGCTCACCCTTCCGCTCCTCTGGGTGATCGCCTCGCCGGCGTCGCGACCTCCACTTGCGCAGATGCGACAGGGGGTGCGCCGGTGA